ACCGAAAGCTAAAATAAACAACCAAAAAACACCTCGTTTTTCTTTCTTCGTCCCTTCCAAATAAACGATTTCAACGGTATGACTTCTGGAACCTAGCACGAGCACCACGACCACCGAACTTCTTAGGCTCACAGCGCCTAGGATCAGCAACAAGCAAGGTACGATCGTAACGCACAAGGATATCCTTGATCTCCTTCTTGCTCTGTTCATCGAC
This window of the Cicer arietinum cultivar CDC Frontier isolate Library 1 unplaced genomic scaffold, Cicar.CDCFrontier_v2.0 Ca_scaffold_5580_v2.0, whole genome shotgun sequence genome carries:
- the LOC101510801 gene encoding small ribosomal subunit protein uS9 — encoded protein: FAGVDMRIRVKGGGHTSQIYAIRQSIAKALVAYYQKYVDEQSKKEIKDILVRYDRTLLVADPRRCEPKKFGGRGARARFQKSYR